A portion of the bacterium genome contains these proteins:
- a CDS encoding YaiI/YqxD family protein, translating to MSTIYVDADACPVKEEVYRVAARYGIPVVLVANSRMRLPDGGAVRLEIVAGGRLDSADDWIAARARAGDIVVTADIPLAARCVAAGAGAIDPRGKVHTEDSVGDALATRNLMADLREAGTISGGGPAPFAKRERSLFLQKLDEMVHRMRRTAC from the coding sequence GTGAGCACGATCTATGTCGACGCCGACGCCTGCCCCGTCAAGGAGGAGGTCTACCGGGTCGCCGCCCGCTACGGCATCCCCGTGGTCCTCGTCGCGAACTCCCGGATGCGCTTGCCCGACGGGGGCGCCGTCCGGCTCGAAATCGTCGCGGGCGGCCGGCTGGACTCCGCGGACGACTGGATCGCCGCGCGCGCCCGCGCCGGGGACATCGTCGTCACCGCGGACATCCCGCTGGCAGCGCGCTGCGTCGCCGCCGGGGCGGGCGCGATCGACCCGCGTGGGAAGGTGCACACGGAGGACTCCGTCGGCGACGCGCTGGCGACCCGCAACCTGATGGCGGACCTCCGCGAGGCCGGGACGATCTCCGGGGGCGGCCCGGCGCCGTTCGCGAAGCGCGAGCGCTCCCTCTTCCTGCAGAAGCTGGACGAAATGGTGCACCGCATGCGTCGCACGGCTTGTTGA